A DNA window from Halorubrum sp. DM2 contains the following coding sequences:
- a CDS encoding PH domain-containing protein translates to MSDSALQDEPTTSSENTAGLDLDWLSLEDGEEIRWASTPHKYSIVPALVVGLPLSVVLIGIPLIAASYLQYTNTNYVVTNKGLYSKRGILSRDVQQIGFDKVQNISYSQSAIGSSLGYGSVDVSTAGGSGVELQFRSIPNPAAVQELISKEIDKRQQRDSAGTAETDDVLDQILVELRAIRSAVADDEEQVTNGSSSSADAEASPNRPSDGTVDHPDE, encoded by the coding sequence ATGTCCGATTCAGCCCTCCAAGACGAGCCAACGACGAGTTCGGAAAACACGGCCGGATTAGATCTCGACTGGCTGTCCTTAGAGGACGGCGAAGAGATCCGCTGGGCGAGCACTCCGCACAAATACAGCATCGTTCCGGCGCTCGTCGTCGGACTCCCGCTCTCGGTAGTTCTCATCGGCATCCCGCTGATTGCGGCCAGCTACCTCCAGTACACCAACACCAACTACGTCGTCACGAACAAGGGCCTCTACAGCAAACGCGGAATCCTGTCGCGAGACGTCCAGCAGATCGGCTTTGATAAGGTACAGAACATCTCGTACTCCCAGTCGGCGATCGGGTCGTCGCTGGGATACGGCTCCGTCGACGTCAGCACGGCCGGCGGCTCCGGCGTCGAACTCCAGTTCCGCAGTATTCCGAACCCGGCAGCCGTCCAAGAGCTAATCTCGAAAGAGATCGACAAGCGTCAGCAGCGCGATTCGGCCGGCACGGCCGAGACCGACGACGTGCTCGACCAGATTCTCGTCGAACTCCGTGCGATCCGCTCGGCAGTGGCCGATGACGAGGAACAGGTGACCAATGGATCGTCGAGTTCGGCCGACGCCGAGGCGAGTCCGAACCGGCCTTCAGACGGAACGGTAGACCACCCCGATGAGTGA
- a CDS encoding PfkB family carbohydrate kinase, producing the protein MSDNQRGVLVVGDTTIDLYPVDGTSITPGSRFAWHVGGTATNVARWAASLGSETSLVTNIGTDVMGELAAQHLADGPVDATHVTRVDAPSPLTLYVPTEAGDRWNAWVAGSCYGFTPPADPASLVVPYEWVHLEGVTLPTEVNQSAVRRLAEAAAEHGAHVSFDLNGRTNQWATSDAYQQALRDVLRHCDLIFAGTDDLAVADIDRMPAGVLELLPPNHSATVFITDGPGETTAVTVEDGEITERVTATPPPATVATTAGAGDAFAGAVLAARDDGVSDLRELATIGNTAGAAAVATIGPFDADGSDLTGELF; encoded by the coding sequence ATGAGCGATAATCAACGAGGCGTGTTGGTCGTCGGCGATACGACCATCGACCTCTATCCGGTTGACGGGACGTCGATCACACCCGGCAGCCGGTTCGCGTGGCACGTCGGTGGGACGGCGACGAACGTCGCACGATGGGCGGCCTCGCTCGGGAGTGAGACCAGCCTCGTGACGAATATCGGGACTGATGTCATGGGAGAGCTGGCCGCCCAACACCTCGCGGACGGCCCGGTGGACGCGACACACGTGACCCGGGTCGACGCGCCGTCACCGCTCACCCTGTACGTCCCGACGGAAGCTGGCGACCGGTGGAACGCTTGGGTGGCCGGGAGTTGCTACGGCTTCACGCCGCCTGCCGATCCGGCCTCACTCGTGGTCCCGTACGAGTGGGTCCACTTGGAAGGTGTCACGTTACCGACCGAGGTGAACCAGAGTGCGGTTCGGCGGCTCGCCGAGGCGGCCGCGGAACACGGGGCGCACGTCTCGTTCGATCTGAACGGACGCACGAACCAGTGGGCCACTTCCGACGCCTATCAACAGGCGCTCCGCGACGTGTTACGGCACTGTGACCTGATCTTCGCCGGAACGGACGACCTCGCGGTGGCGGACATCGATCGGATGCCGGCGGGCGTCCTCGAACTACTGCCCCCGAATCACTCGGCGACGGTGTTCATCACGGACGGGCCGGGGGAGACGACCGCGGTGACCGTAGAAGACGGTGAGATTACCGAGCGGGTGACTGCGACGCCGCCACCGGCGACGGTCGCGACCACGGCCGGGGCTGGTGACGCGTTCGCTGGCGCAGTCCTCGCCGCACGGGACGACGGCGTCTCGGATCTCAGGGAGTTAGCGACGATCGGGAACACGGCCGGCGCGGCCGCGGTGGCGACGATCGGCCCGTTTGACGCTGACGGCTCTGATCTGACGGGCGAGCTGTTCTGA